ATGATATATGTATTATATATATAATAATTTTTAGGAGATGATAACATGTCATATGTTTTTGGCCCTGTACCTTCAAGAAGATTGGGAAACTCTTTGGGGATAAATTTAACCCCATTAAAAACGTGTAACTATTCGTGTATCTATTGTCAACTTGGAAAAACTACAAATTTTACCAATAAAAGAATGGAATATTTTCCAACAGAGGAAATTATTGAAGAGTTAAAACATTCTATAGAGCATTCTGAATTATCTATTGATTATATTACTTTTGTTGGTGATGGAGAACCTACTTTACATAATGGAATAGGCAAAATAATTAACTGGATTAGGAAAAATTATAAAGATGAATTCAAAATTGCTGTTGTTACCAACGGTTCTCTGCTGTATGATAAAAAAGTTAGAAATGAACTTTTAAATGCAGATTTAATCCTTCCAAGTATAGATGCATCAGATGAAAAAAAATTTAGACTTATTAACAGGCCTATTTTTAATATTGAATATGAAAAAATTATTGAAGGATTAAGAATTTTTGCTAAGGAATTTAAAGGTGAAATTTGGATAGAAATTATGTTGATGAAAGATATAAATGATAGTAAAGAAGATA
This Marinitoga sp. 1197 DNA region includes the following protein-coding sequences:
- a CDS encoding radical SAM protein, with protein sequence MSYVFGPVPSRRLGNSLGINLTPLKTCNYSCIYCQLGKTTNFTNKRMEYFPTEEIIEELKHSIEHSELSIDYITFVGDGEPTLHNGIGKIINWIRKNYKDEFKIAVVTNGSLLYDKKVRNELLNADLILPSIDASDEKKFRLINRPIFNIEYEKIIEGLRIFAKEFKGEIWIEIMLMKDINDSKEDIEKIAEIIKSIDPLPNKVFINTPVRPPVEKWVGIPSKKSLNYAEKIIPNAVSISYREEGEFDVSRYKNSLEAILDITEKHPLRLEQVEKIISHFEENTKDVLNALANFIRIVEYDNQKYLIKKN